Below is a genomic region from Bdellovibrio bacteriovorus.
TCCCATTCCGAACTCAGAAGTTAAGTCCTCTTGCGGCGATGGTATTGCACGGGCGACCGTGTGGGAGAGTAGCACGATGCCAGCTCTATTTTACTTAAACCCAGGTTACGAAAGTAATCTGGGTTTTTTTTCGCCTTTTTTCTGCTGAATTCGTTTCTTCATTACTAAATCAGTCCTTCAATAATCAATACTGTCTCTCCAAACCACATCACTTCCACTGTGGAAGTAAATAAAAGTTCGTTCTTTTCACCGCCACCGTGGCGGTAAAAAAGTGCGTTAATCCGGTGTTGTTCTTGCTCGAAAATTACTTCCACGATGGAAGTAACACTGAGTAGTTCCCCAAAATGATCGTCTTGATATTTTAAAGGTACCTGCTTCCCTTTGTGCCAAATAGGTACGCGGTTCGTTTAAAGGATTGTTGGTGGAGTAAGACAGATGGATCTTTTACTGCCACGATGGCAGTAAGCTGGTGCGTTATTTCTACCGTTGTTCCTCTTCTCAAAGTTACTTCCGCCGTGGAAGTGAATCTGGAATTGCCTTTAATAAAACTGAAGGTGCGATTAAGCACTCACTTTCCGGCGGTAAACAGTCATCTTACAACGAGTTTTCCTATGACGTAGGCTTTCCTCTTTCTGCTTAATGAGAGTCATCAATCTTGATACGATAGAAGCATGAAGCAAAACGTGGAAATCTGCTCTGGCTGTATTGTTAGATCGGCTGAAGGAGTAGAGGAAAGTACATTTCTTATAAAGAAAAAGTTTTTGGAAGAGCTTGTGGCTCGTTTGAAAGAGCTTCGACCCGATGTGGAGTGGAATGTCTCATTCACTTCTTGTATGCGCTTTTGTCCCAATAAAAGAATGTCTTTGGTGATTAAAAATCAGATGGGTATGTCGACTGGGAACTCAGTTGATGTTGTCGCTCAAGATATTGTTTCTCGCGCATTATCCTAAATGAAGATCTGCAACTGAAAGTGTGATCGCGCTTCGTTAAAAAAAACGGGAAAGAATTTTCTTTCCCGTACTAATTCAAAAGATTTAAATCTCTAATCTCTAATCTCTAATCTCTAATCTCTAATCTCTAAGACCTAAATCTATAAATTCTTTGTTAATGCTTTCCAGAAAGCCTCGAAGTCTTCGATGAAAGGCATGTGACCTAGGCCTTTGAGTTCTACCAGTTTTGCTTTTGGGATCATCTTAGTTACTTGCCGGCTGATGACGGGGTAGTTGCCCATTTTCTTTTTCATGTCCTCAGAAGCCCAGGCTTTTCCGATGGCGGTGCGATCGCGGTCACCGATGATTAGAATCGTTGGGACTTTGATGTTTTTGAATTCATAGAAGACCGGTTGAGTGAAAACCATGTCTGAAGTTAAGGCGGCATTCCAAGCAATCAATGGATAGTCTGGGCCTTGCAACCATCCAGTAGGGATTTCTAACCACTTATCGTATTCTGGCTTCCATTTGCCGTCGTAATAGCTATCAAGCTGGTATTGCTTAATCTTTTCTGGTGTTGTCGCTAATTCAGATTTGTAAGACTCATCGATATTTCTATACGACGTCATTGTCTTCCAATCTTCTAAACCAATCGGGTTCACTAAAAATAGCTTCGTTACTTTTTCGGGATACATCAAGGCAAAGCGAGATGCGACCATGCCTCCCATGGAGTGACCAAACAAGTGAAACTTTTGAACGTTCAAGCTTGCTAGCAAGTTGGAAGTATTCTGTGCCAGAGTTTGAAAGCTGTATTGGTACTTCTGTGGCTTTGATGATTTTCCAAAACCGATTTGGTCAGGAACGATCACGCGATAACCTTCTTGATTCAAGCCTAAGATCACTTGTTCAAAGTAAGCTCCGGGAAAATTTTTTCCGTGAAGAAGGACGATCACTTTATCACTCGGACGGCCAGCTGGAATATCCATGTAAGCCATTTTCAAGTCTTGTTCTTGGGATTTAAAAGAGTAGTACTGAACCGGAAACGGGTATTGATAAGTTGAAAGTTCAGCGTTGAAACCCTTAGCCGTTGTCGTTTCCGACGCATTGTCTTTTACCGTTTTTCCAGCGCACGCAGTGAGTACTAACAAACCTAAAGCGACAGTCCACTTTTTCATCACGTTCTCCTATTTCTGAGGTGCCGATGGAGTTGCTGTTGGAGTGGAGTTTACAGCGGGAGTTGGCGCTTGTTGAGTATTTGTGTTTTGACCTTGCGCAGGTGCGACGTTTTGTTGCTGTGCTTGCGCAGGATTTGTATCGGGGGCCGCAGTTTGTGCCGGAGCCGCACTCGGTGCGGGAGCAGCAGGCGGAGGAGTGGGAACTTCCAGCGGAGTAATGTTGTTTAGGTTGTCCATCGTATAAGTGCGACCGACCTCAAAAATTTTATTTTTTGATTTAATATCGAAAAGACTCGCTTGAATAATGATTCCAGGATTTTCCTCATCGGGTAGATCCATGAATTCCATTTCTAGAAATGCCGTGCCCTCTTTCACTCTTTGAATGTTGGGACGCTGTTTGCCGAGAATGGCCTTAGCTAGTTCTGAATTCATGCGAATTTCAACGGTCGCAATTGAGTTCCACTGCGCAGGAAGCTGTTGAGCTTGCGCGAGGGCATGAAAATCATCGTTGATCATTTGAGCCAGTTGTTGTGCGGGAGTCAGTTGAACGCAAGCTTGCTCTTTCTTTTCCTTTTTGCCGACTCCAAGAAGACCACCGTCATCTTGTTGAAGGGTGATGTAAGCTAGAACTCCTGCTGCAGCGATAATCAAAACGCCCAAAATTTTATAAACCATTAAACACCTCGCTTGAATATTATTGGAAAGTTTTGAGGCAGCCTCAAAGCCTTTCGGCTCAGAGACCAAAATCGCTTCTTCGGACCAGGTCATTTAAAGGTATAAGTCCGTGAAATTTCACGGCAAAAAAGTGTCCTTCGCGGGCTCTTGTCTAAGACTTCGACAACCAGGAAGGGCCACTGTGTAAAAGAGATAAAGGCATAAGTATAGTGAAATCAAATACTTAGAACGCACTCCTTTTTCTGGCATCAGGCTTGGAAGTAATTGGGTGAGAGAGGTGTCTATGAATACGCTCACTAGAATGGCAGCATTGTCCTTTTTGGTAGGACTTTATGTGGGATGTTCCCCAGTGAAGTTCTCGTTGGACGACAGTAAATGTAAAGATAGCGGCTGTGTGGTCGTTGATGGAAAGTATTCTTTCGAATACTCGGCAACGGCAGGCTATGGAAAAGTCGACATTCTAATTGTGAACGATAACTCTGCTTCA
It encodes:
- a CDS encoding alpha/beta fold hydrolase; amino-acid sequence: MKKWTVALGLLVLTACAGKTVKDNASETTTAKGFNAELSTYQYPFPVQYYSFKSQEQDLKMAYMDIPAGRPSDKVIVLLHGKNFPGAYFEQVILGLNQEGYRVIVPDQIGFGKSSKPQKYQYSFQTLAQNTSNLLASLNVQKFHLFGHSMGGMVASRFALMYPEKVTKLFLVNPIGLEDWKTMTSYRNIDESYKSELATTPEKIKQYQLDSYYDGKWKPEYDKWLEIPTGWLQGPDYPLIAWNAALTSDMVFTQPVFYEFKNIKVPTILIIGDRDRTAIGKAWASEDMKKKMGNYPVISRQVTKMIPKAKLVELKGLGHMPFIEDFEAFWKALTKNL